A stretch of Blastocatellia bacterium DNA encodes these proteins:
- a CDS encoding FAD-dependent oxidoreductase — RCWPVAAHSEGATLYVTLCQGSRRWDLPCDYLACGFHLVPNVELAQHLGCVVENGCVRVNEFQETTVPGVFAAGEPTGIGGVERALVEGEIAGYAASGRFDVARRLFGRRQRWHRFARLLEETFTLSDELKALPTDETILCRCEDVLFGRVRRFRSWREAKLHTRCGMGPCQGRVCGTAVEFLLGWERDSVRPPLFPARIESLMQGSLTAREGLAT; from the coding sequence CCCGGTGCTGGCCGGTCGCCGCTCACTCTGAAGGTGCGACCCTTTACGTCACCCTCTGTCAGGGCTCGCGTCGGTGGGATCTTCCGTGCGATTATCTGGCCTGTGGCTTTCATCTCGTGCCCAATGTCGAGCTGGCGCAGCATCTCGGTTGTGTCGTCGAGAACGGATGCGTTCGCGTGAACGAATTTCAAGAGACGACCGTTCCGGGAGTTTTCGCTGCCGGAGAGCCGACGGGCATCGGCGGTGTCGAGCGGGCGCTCGTCGAGGGAGAGATCGCCGGATATGCCGCCAGCGGACGCTTCGATGTCGCTCGTCGCCTGTTCGGGCGACGCCAGCGGTGGCACCGATTCGCTCGCCTCCTGGAGGAAACTTTTACCCTGAGCGACGAACTGAAGGCGCTTCCCACCGACGAGACAATTCTCTGTCGCTGCGAAGATGTGCTCTTTGGTCGGGTGCGTCGCTTTCGCTCCTGGCGCGAGGCCAAGCTTCACACCCGCTGCGGCATGGGTCCGTGTCAGGGACGCGTCTGCGGTACCGCCGTTGAATTCCTTCTCGGATGGGAGCGCGATTCGGTACGACCTCCTCTCTTTCCCGCTCGGATTGAGAGCCTGATGCAAGGCTCCCTCACGGCGAGAGAGGGGCTGGCGACGTGA